One window from the genome of Capsicum annuum cultivar UCD-10X-F1 unplaced genomic scaffold, UCD10Xv1.1 ctg20187, whole genome shotgun sequence encodes:
- the LOC124890565 gene encoding uncharacterized protein LOC124890565, with protein sequence MNDSSAREMNERQPQRPCGCVGIFFQLFDRNRRFAKKLFQKKLLSPPCLKQASKNFGGDEKQPKLRLIADENSGAFPNAKNNGMTDTRCESKREMKAPSLVARLIGLESMLAGSGSKPQKASASETW encoded by the exons ATGAATGATAGCTCAGCTAGAGAAATGAATGAGAGACAACCTCAAAGGCCTTGTGGTTGTGTGGGCATTTTCTTTCAGCTCTTTGATCGGAACCGTAGATTTGCCAAGAAGCTGTTTCAAAAGAAACTGCTTTCACCAC CTTGCTTGAAACAAGCTTCAAAAAACTTTGGAGGGGATGAGAAGCAGCCAAAGCTTCGTTTG ATTGCTGATGAGAACAGTGGGGCTTTTCCAAACGCAAAGAATAATGGTATGACCGATACACGTTGTGAAAGCAAGCGCGAAATGAAAGCTCCAAGTTTGGTTGCTAGGCTCATTGGTTTGGAATCGATGCTAGCAGGATCAGGCAGTAAGCCCCAAAAGGCTTCAGCTTCTGAAACTTGGA